A DNA window from Drosophila pseudoobscura strain MV-25-SWS-2005 chromosome 2, UCI_Dpse_MV25, whole genome shotgun sequence contains the following coding sequences:
- the Ppn gene encoding papilin isoform X2 produces MDLSRRLCTTALIAFIVLAGIPDSQSRFPGLRQKRQYGANMYLPESSVTPGGEGDDPNEWTEWSSPSDCSRTCGGGVSYQTRECLRRDYNGEAECSGGNRRYYSCNTQDCPEEDPDFRALQCSRFDDQRFDGVMYEWVPYLGAPNPCELNCMPKGERFYYRQKEKVVDGTRCNDKDNDVCVNGQCMPVGCDMMLGSDAKEDKCRKCGGDGSTCKTIHNTYSSSDLAPGYNDLLLVPQGATNIKILETAPSNNYLACRNLSGHYHLNGNWRIDFPRPMFYADSWWNYQRKPMGFAAPDQLTCPGPISESIFIVMLVQEKNVSIDYEYSIPESLSHSQPDTHTWTHREFGPCSASCGGGTQSRKITCNNRVNLQEVDAALCEKESKPAEEQACGTEPCAPHWVEGEWSKCSKGCGSDGFQNRTVTCERISSDGEHTVEDDAVCLKEVGNKPATAQECNRDVKNCPKYHLGPWTPCDKLCGEGKQTRKATCFIKENGKKRVLPDEDCVEDKPEVEKTCLLTPCEGVDWIISQWSGCNACGQNTETRTAICGSKDGKEYPEEFCQPEVPSLSRPCKSPKCEAQWFSSEWSKCSSACGKGVQSRIVICGEFDGKTVTPATDDTKCNKETKPELEQECEGEEKECPGEWFTGPWGECSKPCGGGERTREVLCLANGTKALNCDESKLESISEKCNSEACTEDEILPLTSTDKPIEDDDEDDCEEDDMEFVTDSLPGDQKISDGVDLDDEAKTESTLFTEELMLSDSPDTTAFDESASTGTTVEGSGDDESTTDSGISTEGSGDDEETSESSSDASTDVSGSTDASSSSESSDATSDAPASSVSDSSESTDQSTDVSGGSTDASSATESSSSVDTSESTDSSSSTDVPASTDVSGSTDTSDSTEASSSTDSSSESSDSSDKTSDTSESSTDAASSSASDSNDTTEGSTDSTDVSSSTESSSDSTSDGTSSSTDSSASTESTSEDTTETTPETSTDTTESSTLDASSTTDSSSTSDASSSTDASSTSGASSESSSDGSSSDSTDTTPSSSSSGSDSTETTELSSDGSTTEGGSTVEGSTDVSSSDGSTESPESTLSTESTEAASTGSTESTEAGSSEGSTTEGSTVEDVSSSTSSSDATESTSTDSSSSTDVSGSTDQSESTESTDSGSSGSTDASESTESGGTTDTTESGPTEESTSEGSTDRTTEGSTDSSQSTELGSGTSDIWSSTDNEEESSTPNTWESAITKDKPRKCKPKKSDCVKSKYGCCPDGKTTPKGPFDEGCPIPKTCADTKYGCCLDGVSPAEGKNNKGCPKSQCAETLFGCCPDKFTAAEGEDHEGCPETTTVPPTTTTEESLPESTTEIEGSGGDSTQAPDLEGKSCSFAEFGCCPDAKTPAKGKNFEGCDAPAEGPKGCDQSEHGCCPDGRTPAAGPGGEGCAACTREQFGCCPDSETPAHGPNGEGCCLDTSFGCCPDNILAARGPNFEGCDCHYTPYGCCADKKTAARGYNQEGCACESTPHGCCPDKITAAKGPKFDGCPCETTQFGCCPDGLTFAKGPHHHGCHCTQTEFKCCEDDKTPAKGPNFEGCTCVESKFGCCPDGISSATDEKFGGCENVQEPPQKACALPKETGTCGNFSVKYYFDTNYGGCARFWYGGCDGNANRFETEAECKDTCQEYTGQHVCLLPKSVGPCQGFTKKWYFDTDRNRCEEFQYGGCYGTNNRFDSLEQCQGTCAVSESIPTCEQPVENGPCAGNYERWYYDNQTDICRPFTYGGCKGNKNNYPTEHACSYSCRQPGVLKAKDICEIPAEVGECANYVTAWYYDTKDESCRQFYYGGCGGNENRFASEDACLARCEKKPEPPTPPPAPAPSTVDVCREPASVGDCDQYTLKWHFDGESGACRQFYYGGCAGNGNRFETESDCQARCVSPQAPPPETRRPAPPETREPPPSAAVHQCDQPAAAGDCDQYVLKWNFNATAGRCQQFYYGGCGGNDNRFESEQDCSARCAPSVDNRFGEPEPEPEEPRSEPDTAKCFLPAESGNCYDNETRWFYNSQEGLCDEFVYSGCGGNANSYATEEECQNECNDAQTTCSLPPVRGRCDDISRRWYFDERSGACHEFEFTGCRGNRNNFVSERECLGYCRDQALSEPQPPAPTYSVCTQAPEAGECDNHTTAWFYDNEKMACTAFTYSGCGGNGNRFETRDQCERQCGEFKGVDVCNEPVTTGPCTQWQTRYYFNRDSRTCEPFTYGGCDGTGNRFGDLYECQTVCIAAREPEPSVGTVKEICLLPLVTGRCNGPAVQERRWYYDDERGTCVSFIYSGCSGNQNNFRSFEACTNLCGRPVDNEIDNEIGQGRCESFENECRELRCPYGVRREADRSQPECTKCLCENPCESYSCPEGQQCAIEIANTGDRQFAPVCRDINKPGVCPGLAANASNCAQECYTDADCRGENKCCSDGCGYLCVQPARPTQRPSTRAPTVVYPGESRAALEPKQPQELDVQTSIGGIAVLRCFATGNPAPNITWSLKNVVIDTNQGRYVLTSTGDLTIVQVRQTDDGTYVCVASNGLGEPVRREVALQVTEPVDTAAYVYGNKNVTQIVQLNRPAVIRCPAGGYPQPHVSWWRNNNLFGNRERGRAEMARDFSLLFRSIQLSDLGLYTCEVYNKRGRPVSLRVTLKAVGPARALTNEDAQYLQYVIDPATAPVTQRPSYPYRPSRPVYVPPPTVNAQALVALDPKNSYSPGSTIAISCSVQGYPEPNVTWTKDNTPLYSNERIQITSQPHRLVVSDVSTEDTGIYGCKASNAFSYSVSQETVTIQSVIPVSPECIDNPFFANCKLIVKGRYCINQYYAQFCCRSCTLAGQIAQPHPNAL; encoded by the exons TACAACTGCCTTGATAGCATTCATTGTACTGGCTGGCATACCCGACTCCCAGAGTAGATTT CCCGGACTGAGACAAAAAAGACAATATGGCGCGAATATGTATTTGCCGGAGAGTTCCGTGACGCCCGGCGGAGAGGGCGACGATCCCAATGAGTGGACGGAATGGAGCTCGCCCTCGGACTGCTCCCGAACATGTGGAGGCGGTGTGTCCTACCAGACGCGCGAATGCCTGCGCCGAGA CTACAATGGCGAGGCAGAGTGCAGCGGCGGCAATCGTCGCTACTATTCGTGCAACACGCAGGACTGTCCGGAGGAGGATCCCGACTTCAGGGCCCTGCAGTGCTCGCGCTTCGACGACCAGAGGTTCGACGGAGTCATGTACGAGTGGGTGCCCTACTTGGGTGCCCCGAATCCGTGCGAGCTGAACTGCATGCCCAAGGGCGAGCGCTTCTACTATCGCCAGAAGGAGAAGGTCGTCGACGGCACCCGTTGCAACGACAAGGACAACGACGTGTGCGTCAACGGACAGTGCATGCCCGTGGGCTGCGACATGATGCTGGGCAGCGATGCCAAGGAGGACAAGTGCCGCAAgtgcggcggcgacggcagcaCCTGCAAGACAATCCACAATACCTACAGCTCCAGTGATCTGGCCCCCGGCTACAACGATCTGTTGCTCGTTCCCCAGGGCGCCACCAACATTAAAATCCTGGAAACTGCGCCGTCGAACAACTATCTGGCCTGCCGCAACCTATCGGGCCACTACCACCTGAATGGCAACTGGCGCATCGACTTCCCCCGCCCCATGTTCTATGCGGATTCGTGGTGGAACTACCAGCGCAAGCCCATGGGATTTGCCGCCCCCGATCAGTTGACCTGCCCCGGCCCCATCTCCGAGAGCATTTTCATCGTGATGCTGGTGCAGGAGAAGAACGTGAGTATCGACTACGAGTACAGCATTCCCGAGTCCCTGAGCCACAGCCAGCCGGACACCCACACGTGGACGCATCGCGAGTTCGGTCCGTGCAGCGCCtcctgcggcggcggcactcAGTCGCGCAAGATCACGTGCAACAACCGCGTCAACCTCCAGGAGGTCGATGCGGCTCTCTGCGAGAAGGAATCCAAGCCCGCTGAAGAGCAGGCCTGCGGCACAGAGCCTTGTGCCCCACACTGGGTGGAGGGCGAGTGGAGCAAGTGCTCCAAGGGCTGCGGCTCTGATGGCTTCCAAAATCGAACCGTCACCTGCGAACGAATCTCCTCCGATGG CGAACATACGGTTGAGGACGATGCAGTGTGCCTGAAGGAGGTTGGCAACaagcctgccactgcccaggaATGTAATCGGGACGTCAAGAACTGCCCGAAGTACCACTTGGGACCTTGGACACCCTGCGACAAATTGTGCGGCGAGGGCAAGCAGACCCGCAAGGCCACCTGCTTTATCAAGGAGAACGGAAAGAAGCGTGTCCTCCCCGACGAGGACTGTGTGGAGGATAAGCCAGAGGTGGAGAAGACCTGCCTTCTGACCCCTTGCGAGGGTGTTGACTGGATCATCTCCCAATGGAGTGGA TGCAATGCTTGCGGCCAGAACACGGAGACCCGCACCGCTATTTGTGGGTCAAAGGATGGCAAGGAATATCCAGAGGAGTTCTGTCAGCCAGAGGTACCTTCTCTGTCCAGACCCTGCAAATCGCCCAAGTGCGAGGCTCAGTGGTTCTCATCGGAGTGGAGCAAGTGCTCCTCCGCCTGCGGCAAGGGAGTTCAGTCTCGCATTGTCATCTGCGGAGAGTTCGATGGCAAAACCGTGACCCCAGCCACCGACGACACCAAGTGCAACAAGGAAACGAAACCGGAGTTGGAGCAAGAATGCGAGGGCGAGGAGAAGGAGTGCCCTGGAGAATGGTTCACTGGACCTTGGGGCGAGTGTAGCAAGCCCTGCGGCGGAGGTGAACGTACTCGCGAGGTATTGTGCCTTGCCAATGGCACCAAGGCCCTGAACTGCGACGAATCCAAGCTGGAATCCATATCCGAGAAGTGCAATTCCGAGGCCTGCACTGAAGATGAAATCCTGCCCCTGACAAGCACCGACAAACCCATTgaggacgatgacgaggacgacTGCGAAGAGGATGACATGGAATTTGTCACAGATAGTCTGCCAGGCGATCAGAAGATTTCCGACGGCGTCGATCTCGACGATGAAGCCAAGACGGAGTCCACGCTCTTCACCGAAGAACTAATGCTAAGCGATAGCCCCGATACGACTGCATTTGATGAATCTGCCTCGACTGGCACTACGGTTGAGGGATCAGGAGACGATGAGTCCACGACGGACAGCGGTATTTCGACCGAAGGAAGCGGAGACGATGAGGAAACATCTGAATCATCTTCAGATGCGTCAACAGACGTGTCCGGCTCCACAGATGCGTCGAGCTCCAGCGAATCAAGCGATGCCACATCCGATGCCCCCGCATCATCAGTATCCGATTCTAGTGAATCTACCGATCAGTCCACTGATGTTTCTGGTGGCTCGACAGACGCATCGAGCGCCACTGAATCGTCCAGCTCAGTGGATACCTCTGAATCTACAGATTCTTCCAGCTCTACAGATGTGCCCGCCTCGACTGATGTTTCAGGCTCCACAGATACTTCGGACTCCACAGAGGCTTCTAGCTCAACGGACTCATCCAGCGAATCTTCAGACTCCTCTGACAAGACATCTGATACCAGCGAATCATCTACTGATGCGGCTTCGTCATCGGCGTCTGATTCCAACGACACCACTGAAGGTTCTACCGACTCCACCGACGTTTCCAGCTCAACGGAGAGCTCCTCTGACAGTACCAGTGATGGCACTTCGTCTTCGACTGATTCTTCTGCATCGACTGAATCCACTTCCGAAGACACCACGGAAACTACACCCGAAACCTCGACCGACACAACTGAGTCCTCAACCCTGGATGCATCTTCAACCACTGATTCTTCCTCCACGAGTGATGCTTCATCCAGCACCGATGCTTCTTCGACCAGTGGAGCTTCAAGCGAGAGTTCATCAGATGGCAGCTCATCAGACTCTACCGATACCACaccttcctcctcctcttccggCTCGGACAGCACTGAAACGACTGAGTTGTCCAGCGACGGATCGACGACTGAGGGCGGAAGCACTGTTGAAGGTTCCACTGATGTCAGCTCCAGCGATGGATCCACCGAATCTCCCGAATCAACCTTGTCCACGGAATCCACAGAGGCAGCGAGCACGGGCTCAACAGAAAGCACTGAGGCTGGATCAAGTGAAGGCTCAACCACAGAAGGAAGCACTGTTGAGGATGTATCTAGTTCCACAAGCTCATCAGATGCCACGGAATCGACTTCCACAGattcatcatcatccactGACGTTTCTGGGTCAACAGATCAATCCGAATCCACCGAATCCACAGATTCGGGATCCTCGGGATCTACCGATGCTTCTGAATCTACAGAAAGCGGAGGCACCACTGACACCACTGAGAGTGGTCCGACCGAGGAGAGTACATCCGAAGGATCCACCGATAGAACCACTGAGGGATCTACCGACAGTTCCCAGTCCACGGAGCTTGGCAGTGGTACCAGCGACATTTGGAGCTCCACCGACAATGAGGAAGAGTCCAGCACTCCCAACACCTGGGAGTCGGCCATCACCAAGGACAAGCCCCGCAAGTGCAAGCCCAAGAAGAGCGACTGCGTCAAGTCCAAGTACGGTTGCTGTCCAGATGGCAAGACCACGCCCAAGGGACCTTTCGATGAGGGCTGTCCCATTCCCAAGACTTGCGCTGACACCAAATACGGTTGCTGCCTGGACGGAGTATCCCCGGCCGAAGGCAAGAACAACAAGGGTTGTCCCAAATCCCAGTGCGCCGAGACTCTCTTCGGGTGCTGTCCCGACAAATTCACCGCCGCCGAGGGCGAGGACCACGAGGGATGTCCCGAGACAACCACCGTGCCACCCACCACAACCACGGAAGAGTCACTGCCAGAATCCACCACCGAGATCGAGGGATCCGGTGGAGACTCCACTCAGGCACCCGATCTTGAGGGCAAGTCCTGCTCCTTTGCCGAGTTTGGCTGCTGTCCGGATGCCAAGACCCCGGCGAAGGGCAAGAACTTCGAAGGCTGTGACGCACCAGCAGAAGGACCCAAGGGCTGCGATCAGTCCGAGCATGGATGTTGTCCGGATGGTCGCACACCTGCCGCTGGTCCTGGAGGTGAGGGCTGCGCAGCCTGCACTCGCGAACAGTTCGGCTGCTGTCCCGACTCTGAGACACCGGCTCATGGACCCAACGGCGAGGGCTGCTGCCTGGACACGTCCTTCGGCTGCTGCCCCGACAATATTCTGGCTGCCCGAGGACCCAACTTCGAGGGCTGCGACTGCCACTACACTCCTTACGGCTGCTGTGCGGACAAGAAGACTGCCGCCCGTGGATACAACCAGGAGGGATGTGCCTGCGAGAGCACTCCGCACGGCTGCTGTCCCGACAAGATCACGGCCGCCAAGGGACCCAAGTTCGACGGCTGCCCCTGCGAGACCACGCAGTTCGGCTGCTGCCCAGACGGACTCACATTCGCCAAGGGACCCCACCACCACGGCTGCCACTGCACCCAGACGGAGTTCAAGTGCTGCGAGGACGACAAGACACCGGCCAAGGGTCCCAACTTCGAAGGATGCACGTGTGTGGAGAGCAAGTTTGGCTGCTGTCCCGATGGCATCAGCAGTGCCACGGACGAGAAGTTCGGCGGCTGCGAGAATGTCCAGGAGCCACCGCAGAAGGCCTGCGCACTGCCCAAGGAGACGGGCACATGTGGCAACTTCAGCGTCAAATACTACTTCGATACCAACTACGGCGGATGCGCTCGGTTCTGGTATGGCGGCTGCGATGGAAATGCCAATCGCTTCGAGACGGAGGCGGAGTGCAAGGACACCTGCCAGGAGTACACCGGACAACATGTGTGCCTGCTGCCCAAGAGCGTCGGACCGTGCCAGGGCTTCACCAAGAAGTGGTACTTCGACACCGACCGCAACCGGTGCGAGGAGTTCCAGTACGGCGGCTGCTACGGCACCAATAACCGATTCGATAGCCTCGAACAGTGCCAGGGCACATGTGCTGTCAGTGAGAGTATCC CCACCTGCGAACAGCCTGTGGAGAATGGACCTTGTGCCGGAAACTATGAGCGTTGGTACTACGACAACCAGACCGACATCTGTCGTCCCTTCACCTACGGCGGTTGCAAGggcaacaagaacaactaTCCGACGGAGCACGCCTGCAGCTACAGTTGTCGCCAGCCGGGCGTTCTCAAAG CCAAGGACATCTGTGAGATCCCCGCGGAGGTGGGAGAATGCGCCAACTATGTCACCGCCTGGTACTACGACACCAAGGATGAGAGCTGTCGCCAGTTCTACTacggcggctgcggcggcaaCGAGAATCGCTTTGCCAGCGAGGATGCCTGCCTGGCGCGCTGCGAGAAGAAGCCCGAACCCCCAACGccacccccagccccagcccccagcacCGTGGATGTGTGTCGCGAGCCCGCGAGCGTCGGAGACTGCGATCAGTACACCCTTAAGTGGCACTTTGACGGAGAGAGCGGCGCGTGTCGCCAGTTCTACTATGGCGGCTGTGCTGGCAACGGCAATCGCTTTGAGACTGAGTCAGACTGCCAGGCGCGCTGTGTCAGCCCCCAGGCTCCACCACCAGAGACTAGGCGACCTGCTCCGCCAGAGACCAGGGAGCCTCCTCCATCTGCTGCTGTCCACCAGTGTGATCAGCCAGCTGCCGCGGGCGACTGCGATCAGTATGTGCTCAAGTGGAACTTTAACGCGACTGCCGGTCGCTGCCAGCAGTTCTACTATGGCGGCTGCGGCGGAAACGATAACCGCTTCGAGTCTGAGCAGGATTGCTCGGCTCGCTGCGCTCCCAGCGTAGATAATCGTTTCggagaaccagagccagaacccGAGGAGCCCCGCTCAGAGCCGGATACGGCCAAGTGCTTCCTACCCGCCGAATCGGGCAACTGCTACGACAACGAGACTCGCTGGTTCTACAACAGCCAGGAGGGACTCTGCGACGAGTTCGTCTACTCGGGCTGCGGCGGCAATGCCAACAGCTATGCCACCGAGGAGGAGTGCCAGAACGAGTGCAATGATGCCCAGACCACCTGCTCCCTGCCACCGGTGCGCGGTCGCTGCGATGACATCTCTCGTCGCTGGTACTTCGACGAACGCAGTGGCGCCTGTCACGAGTTCGAGTTCACCGGCTGCCGCGGCAATCGCAATAACTTCGTTTCCGAGAGGGAATGTCTGGGCTATTGCCGGGATCAGGCACTATCCGAGCCCCAACCACCAGCACCG ACCTACTCCGTGTGCACTCAGGCACCGGAGGCCGGAGAGTGCGATAATCATACCACGGCTTGGTTCTACGACAACGAGAAGATGGCCTGCACGGCCTTCACCTACAGCGGCTGtggcggaaacggaaaccgCTTCGAGACGCGCGACCAGTGCGAGAGGCAGTGCGGCGAGTTCAAGGGAGTGG ACGTTTGCAATGAGCCAGTGACCACGGGGCCCTGCACTCAGTGGCAGACCCGCTACTATTTCAATCGCGATTCCCGTACCTGCGAGCCGTTCACCTACGGTGGATGCGATGGAACCGGAAATCGCTTCGGTGATCTGTACGAGTGTCAAACTGTTTGCATTGCGGCCCGCGAGCCGGAGCCGTCAGTGGGTACTGTCAAAG AgatatgtttgctgcccctggTAACCGGCCGATGCAATGGACCGGCGGTGCAGGAGCGTCGTTGGTATTACGATGATGAGCGCGGCACCTGTGTGTCCTTCATCTACTCGGGTTGCTCCGGCAATCAGAACAACTTCCGTTCATTTGAGGCATGCACGAATCTCTGCGGAA GGCCCGTTGACAACGAGATTGACAACGAAATTGGACAGGGTCGCTGCGAGAGCTTCGAGAACGAGTGCCGTGAGCTGCGCTGTCCTTATGGCGTTCGCCGTGAGGCCGACCGATCCCAGCCGGAGTGCACGAAGTGCCTGTGCGAGAACCCATGCGAGAGCTACTCCTGCCCCGAGGGTCAGCAGTGTGCCATTGAGATTGCCAATACGGGAGATCGTCAGTTTGCGCCTGTCTGCCGCGACATTAACAAGCCCGGAGTCTGCCCCGGACTGGCGGCCAATGCCAGCAACTGTGCCCAGGAATGCTACACCGATGCTGACTGCCGTGGCGAGAACAAGTGCTGCAGCGATGGCTGTGGCTATCTCTGTGTGCAGCCAGCCCGCCCCACCCAGCGGCCCAGCACTCGTGCCCCAACTGTCGTCTATCCGGGCGAGAGCAGGGCCGCTCTGGAGCCCAAGCAGCCGCAGGAGCTGGATGTCCAGACCTCCATCGGTGGCATCGCCGTGCTGCGATGCTTCGCCACTGGCAATCCAGCCCCCAACATCACCTGGTCGCTCAAGAACGTGGTG ATCGATACGAACCAAGGACGCTATGTCTTGACCTCGACTGGTGATCTGACCATCGTGCAAGTGCGTCAAACCGACGATGGCACTTATGTCTGTGTGGCCAGCAATGGCCTGGGCGAGCCCGTGCGACGCGAGGTTGCCCTCCAAGTGACAG AACCCGTTGACACTGCCGCATACGTGTACGGCAACAAGAACGTTACTCAGATCGTGCAGTTGAACAGACCGGCGGTGATTCGCTGCCCAGCCGGTGGCTATCCGCAGCCGCACGTTAGCTGGTGGCGCAACAACAATCTGTTCGGCAACCGGGAGCGTGGACGGGCTGAGATGGCACGCGACTTCTCGCTGCTGTTCCGCTCCATCCAGCTGTCGGATCTGGGTCTGTACACCTGCGAGGTGTACAACAAGCGGGGACGCCCCGTCTCGCTGCGTGTCACGCTGAAGGCGGTGGGTCCCGCTCGGGCCCTGACCAACGAGGATGCCCAGTACTTGCAGTATGTGATAGATCCGGCCACGGCGCCGGTCACACAGAGACCCAGCTACCCCTATAGACCATCTCGTCCGGTCTATGTGCCGCCGCCGACAG TGAATGCCCAGGCTCTGGTGGCACTGGATCCTAAGAACAGCTACTCTCCAGGCTCCACCATCGCCATTAGCTGCTCGGTGCAGGGTTATCCAGAACCAAATGTGACATGGACCAAGGACAACACACCGCTGTATAGCAACGAGCGCATACAGATTACAT CCCAGCCCCATCGACTGGTTGTCAGCGATGTGAGCACCGAGGATACAGGCATATACGGCTGCAAGGCTAGTAATGCATTCAGCTACAGCGTCAGCCAGGAGACGGTTACCATCCAAT CTGTCATACCTGTATCGCCCGAGTGCATTGACAATCCGTTCTTTGCCAACTGCAAGCTGATCGTGAAGGGAAGGTACTGCATCAACCAGTACTATGCCCAGTTCTGCTGTAGATCCTGCACGCTGGCCGGCCAAATTGCGCAGCCCCATCCCAATGCGCTGTAA